In Anaerolineae bacterium, a single genomic region encodes these proteins:
- a CDS encoding cold-shock protein, which produces MQGTVKWFSRTKGYGFITPDGGSGKDVFVHYSAIVGQGFRNLEEGDRVRFEVEDSPKGPQATRVSRLS; this is translated from the coding sequence ATGCAGGGGACGGTCAAGTGGTTCAGCCGTACCAAGGGCTACGGATTCATCACCCCGGACGGAGGTAGTGGGAAGGATGTCTTCGTTCACTACTCCGCCATCGTCGGGCAGGGCTTCCGCAATTTGGAGGAGGGTGATCGGGTCCGGTTCGAGGTGGAGGACAGCCCCAAGGGGCCACAGGCTACGCGGGTAAGCCGCCTGAGCTGA
- a CDS encoding MFS transporter, protein MPVARSRGRQVGSFVVGIALFWAALYFYVPTLAVHARSLGASDTVVGLIVGSYGFTQLIVRVPLGIASDRLGRRKVFVLLGLLTIAVSSIGLALAPSPAHMLLARGLAGVAASTWVASTVLFSAFYPPSEAVRSTSLMSLSSSLGQMLATFAGGYVAARHGTGSPFWVAAFVAFVGFLVLLPVAEPAAAQRRTPPLGEIAGVLTLPSLLLISLAAAAAQYAAFATSYAFVPIFADEVLHLDSAQIGTLTSMVLLPYALMTTMVAGLSTRVSERRLVTVGLCLLAVATTVVPFTVGFWSLLVSRILFGLGMGLTYPVLMGLSIKSVPQEQRASAMGAFQAIYALGMTAGPAISGLIADQFSLTSVFWVTAAACLLGLPLVHLSERPRLSQAAKSPAR, encoded by the coding sequence ATGCCTGTAGCCAGAAGCCGCGGTCGTCAGGTCGGCAGCTTCGTCGTGGGCATCGCCCTGTTCTGGGCCGCCCTCTACTTCTACGTGCCCACGTTGGCCGTCCACGCCCGCTCGCTGGGTGCCAGCGACACTGTGGTAGGGTTGATCGTGGGCTCCTACGGCTTCACCCAGCTCATCGTGCGCGTCCCGCTGGGTATCGCCTCCGACCGATTGGGCCGGCGCAAAGTCTTCGTGCTATTGGGCCTCCTCACCATTGCGGTGAGCTCGATCGGACTGGCGCTGGCGCCCAGCCCGGCACACATGCTCCTGGCACGAGGGCTGGCAGGGGTGGCAGCCTCAACCTGGGTGGCCTCCACCGTCTTGTTCTCGGCCTTCTACCCCCCGAGCGAAGCCGTGCGCTCCACCAGCCTGATGTCGCTGTCGAGCTCCCTGGGCCAGATGCTGGCCACCTTCGCCGGGGGCTACGTGGCCGCACGCCACGGGACCGGCTCGCCCTTCTGGGTGGCCGCCTTCGTCGCCTTCGTTGGCTTTCTGGTGCTGCTGCCAGTGGCTGAGCCGGCCGCCGCCCAGCGCCGAACGCCACCCCTGGGCGAGATCGCGGGCGTGCTCACACTTCCTTCCCTGCTCCTAATCTCTCTGGCAGCGGCCGCGGCTCAGTATGCTGCCTTCGCCACCTCCTACGCCTTCGTGCCCATCTTCGCCGACGAAGTGCTGCACCTGGACTCGGCGCAGATCGGCACCCTCACCTCTATGGTGCTACTGCCCTACGCCCTCATGACCACAATGGTGGCTGGGCTGTCCACCCGGGTGAGTGAGCGCCGGCTGGTCACCGTGGGGCTCTGTCTCCTGGCCGTGGCGACCACTGTCGTCCCCTTCACTGTTGGGTTCTGGAGTCTGTTGGTGAGCCGCATCCTCTTCGGGTTAGGCATGGGCCTGACCTACCCCGTCCTTATGGGACTGAGCATCAAGTCGGTGCCTCAGGAACAGCGTGCCTCGGCAATGGGTGCCTTCCAGGCCATCTACGCCTTGGGGATGACTGCCGGTCCCGCCATAAGCGGCCTCATTGCCGATCAGTTCAGCCTCACCTCTGTCTTTTGGGTGACAGCCGCTGCCTGCCTTCTTGGCCTGCCTCTAGTTCACCTGAGCGAGCGCCCTCGCCTCTCCCAGGCAGCGAAAAGCCCGGCTCGGTAA
- a CDS encoding D-tyrosyl-tRNA(Tyr) deacylase, whose product MRALIQRVARSSVRVEDREVARIGRGLVILLGVARGDTPDQATWLAEKTANLRIFEDAEGKMNLSLLDVGGQAIVVSQFTLYADASRGRRPGFSDAALPEEAEPLVSHFAEALAEVGVPTQTGIFQAHMLVEILNDGPVTIMLER is encoded by the coding sequence GTGAGGGCACTGATCCAACGCGTGGCCCGCAGCTCGGTGCGAGTGGAGGACCGTGAGGTAGCGCGCATAGGCAGAGGTCTGGTGATCCTCCTGGGAGTGGCCCGTGGAGACACGCCCGACCAGGCCACCTGGCTGGCGGAGAAGACGGCCAACCTGCGCATCTTCGAGGATGCCGAAGGTAAGATGAACCTCTCCCTTCTGGATGTGGGGGGCCAGGCCATTGTCGTCTCTCAATTCACCCTCTACGCCGACGCCAGTCGGGGGCGGAGGCCCGGGTTCAGCGATGCCGCCCTCCCCGAGGAGGCGGAACCTCTGGTGTCTCACTTCGCCGAAGCTCTGGCGGAGGTAGGCGTACCGACCCAGACGGGCATCTTTCAGGCACACATGCTGGTGGAGATACTCAACGACGGGCCGGTGACCATCATGTTGGAGCGCTGA
- a CDS encoding sugar transferase, protein MPRVKPNGRGWVVRWLTPAMIVADVLAINLAFYLAYFLRYVAEWPTPVEDVYSFPYRYYFPVGLVLSAVLLLLFHAQGLYANKVGDTWLDEFQRVVSGTATGIVGLVVFYFFYRPNVYSRLVFFYAAVLIVVVLALNRWAKYLALDYLRRRGIGVARVLIVGAGEVGRAVMRSIVAHPELGYQIVGFVDDDPEAGATNLGRFVGLGPTANLPRVIQELEVDEVIITLPWMHHRKILTVVNQCQERDVRARVVPDLFQMSLSRVDFHDLDGIPLLGVRDTHISDFDRAVKRIVDLIGGLIGVLVLGLIFLPVAAAIKLDSPGPVLYAQERVGRGGRRFRIYKFRSMQADADEQLDGLRGRNEADGPLFKMRFDPRCTRVGRILRRLSLDEWPQFINVLRGEMSLVGPRPNRPSEVEAYKPWHRRRLEVKPGVTGLWQVGGRSEVPFDEMVLLDIYYIENWSVGLDLKVILRTIPHIVFGRGAY, encoded by the coding sequence TTGCCTCGGGTGAAGCCTAACGGCCGCGGCTGGGTGGTTCGCTGGCTGACACCGGCCATGATTGTCGCCGATGTGCTGGCCATCAACCTGGCCTTCTACCTGGCGTACTTCTTGCGCTATGTGGCCGAGTGGCCCACCCCGGTGGAAGACGTCTACTCCTTTCCCTATCGCTACTACTTCCCCGTGGGGCTGGTGCTGTCCGCGGTGTTGTTGCTGCTGTTCCACGCTCAGGGGCTCTATGCCAACAAGGTGGGTGACACCTGGCTCGATGAGTTCCAGCGCGTGGTGAGCGGCACCGCCACTGGCATCGTGGGCTTGGTGGTGTTCTACTTCTTCTACCGCCCGAATGTCTATTCCCGCCTGGTGTTCTTCTATGCCGCTGTGCTCATCGTGGTGGTGTTGGCGTTGAATCGCTGGGCCAAGTACCTGGCCCTGGACTACCTTCGGCGGCGCGGCATCGGCGTAGCCCGAGTGCTCATCGTCGGCGCTGGTGAGGTCGGCCGGGCCGTGATGCGCAGCATAGTAGCGCATCCGGAGCTGGGCTACCAGATCGTCGGCTTCGTGGACGATGACCCCGAGGCAGGCGCCACCAATCTGGGCCGCTTCGTCGGGCTAGGTCCTACCGCCAACCTGCCCCGCGTCATACAGGAACTGGAGGTGGATGAGGTCATCATCACCCTTCCCTGGATGCATCACCGCAAGATACTGACTGTGGTCAACCAGTGTCAGGAACGCGATGTGCGGGCTCGGGTGGTGCCTGACCTGTTCCAGATGAGCCTGTCGCGGGTGGATTTCCACGACCTGGATGGCATTCCGCTGCTAGGCGTGCGGGACACTCACATAAGCGACTTCGACCGGGCCGTCAAGAGGATAGTGGACCTGATCGGCGGGCTGATAGGGGTGCTGGTGCTGGGGTTGATCTTCCTGCCGGTGGCGGCAGCCATCAAGCTGGATTCGCCCGGGCCGGTGCTCTACGCCCAGGAAAGGGTGGGGCGCGGTGGCCGGCGCTTCCGCATCTACAAGTTCCGCTCTATGCAAGCGGATGCCGACGAGCAGTTGGATGGCCTCCGGGGCCGCAATGAGGCCGATGGTCCTCTGTTCAAGATGAGATTCGACCCTCGCTGTACCCGGGTGGGCCGGATCCTGCGCCGACTGAGCTTGGACGAATGGCCGCAGTTCATCAACGTACTCCGCGGCGAGATGAGCTTGGTGGGGCCTAGGCCCAACCGACCCTCGGAAGTGGAGGCATACAAGCCCTGGCACCGCCGCCGGCTGGAGGTGAAACCGGGCGTCACGGGCCTCTGGCAGGTAGGCGGGCGGAGCGAGGTGCCCTTCGACGAGATGGTGCTGCTCGACATCTACTACATCGAGAACTGGTCGGTGGGCCTGGACCTCAAGGTGATTCTGCGCACTATCCCCCACATTGTCTTCGGGCGCGGCGCCTACTGA
- a CDS encoding tetratricopeptide repeat protein, with product MVGAQAGLSGTYESMYQRAQFLIRTGDAGGAIDILQRISKRLAMLSEETLRRHEDIASFGYLAGVELSGLLADQGRYDEAVAVLRSLVRFRPEDDDEIEQHAARLLIAKGDLDEALASLSSLTERFPYDPAHWLAMADARLARAEYAEAEVAVRKALELAPDPRHQALIQQRLFVLHRQQGHLQQALEAWDRMAELAPDMAQHLAPELYTYLLDLGELDLLRRYLRRDPSELRAEYYRGVIDNREGAFASGSARWRRLLEKDPLEAAQGRVEWAEAALRTGRTEDALAVLSTSLQESYSSRVWLLLAIGLVRMGEIESARRTLNLGISQLRSSVPPRRRYDRSAWELLTSLTESREAVATLKELFDTGEEEPQ from the coding sequence TTGGTGGGAGCGCAGGCCGGCCTATCCGGCACCTACGAAAGCATGTACCAGCGGGCCCAGTTTCTGATACGTACGGGAGACGCAGGTGGCGCGATAGACATCCTGCAACGCATATCGAAGCGGCTGGCCATGCTATCGGAGGAGACGCTCAGGCGCCACGAGGACATCGCCAGTTTCGGCTACCTGGCCGGCGTGGAGCTGTCCGGTCTCCTTGCCGATCAGGGCCGCTACGACGAGGCGGTGGCGGTTCTGCGCTCGCTCGTTCGGTTCAGGCCCGAGGATGACGACGAGATTGAGCAGCACGCGGCCAGGCTCCTGATAGCGAAGGGTGATCTGGACGAGGCCCTGGCCAGCCTATCCTCTCTCACCGAACGCTTTCCGTACGATCCCGCCCACTGGCTCGCAATGGCCGATGCCCGTCTGGCCCGAGCAGAGTACGCCGAAGCCGAGGTGGCAGTCAGGAAGGCCCTAGAGCTGGCCCCAGACCCAAGGCACCAGGCCCTCATCCAGCAACGGCTCTTCGTCCTTCATCGCCAGCAAGGGCATCTGCAGCAGGCTCTGGAGGCCTGGGACCGCATGGCAGAGCTTGCACCAGACATGGCCCAGCATCTGGCGCCCGAGCTCTACACTTACCTGCTGGATCTGGGGGAGTTGGATCTCCTCCGCCGGTACCTCCGCCGGGATCCTTCCGAGCTCCGGGCCGAGTACTACCGAGGCGTCATAGACAACCGTGAAGGCGCGTTCGCCTCGGGGTCCGCTCGTTGGCGCAGACTCCTGGAGAAGGACCCGCTGGAGGCAGCTCAGGGGCGGGTAGAGTGGGCAGAGGCGGCTCTGCGCACCGGGAGAACCGAGGATGCGCTGGCGGTCCTGTCTACCAGCCTGCAGGAATCCTACAGCTCCCGCGTCTGGCTGCTGCTTGCCATCGGTCTGGTTCGGATGGGAGAAATCGAGAGCGCCCGCAGAACCCTGAACCTGGGCATCAGCCAGCTGCGCTCCTCCGTGCCTCCGCGCCGCCGTTACGACCGCTCCGCCTGGGAGCTCCTCACCTCTCTCACCGAAAGCCGAGAGGCCGTGGCTACCCTGAAGGAGCTCTTCGACACCGGCGAGGAAGAGCCACAGTGA
- a CDS encoding NAD(P)/FAD-dependent oxidoreductase produces the protein MVVLDALVVGAGPGGASAAYHLARGGAKVALVDSGELGGERPAGGFCSALAQDCLDGMRLGEWAAGHQRCREMRFVGPRGTVASWQPGSRASLIIPRAELESVLLRACSSAGVRLYPDTRVRGIEVGSDSVVARSSGPSLPAACLVILAEGSRPDLAASLGLVRRDPDFVSMHTLFEYDSNGVAEIHYLPDLLPSVAWALPAGPGLMDLSVSALSRGAKGYELLAGLRQLSDRRAFDGALAGRRPLRSPRVRFLRSGLNSVVPYGERVLLAGDAAGVVHPLTLEGIGAAMESGRVAAQHGLYALEKGRFSGADLSAYAKALQRSFGVEYRAARFLRELLRSERVLERILGRAQRDRNFASMIGNLFMRSQSTLGTLTPANLARYLMWWRTPRRR, from the coding sequence ATGGTAGTCTTAGATGCGTTGGTGGTGGGCGCTGGCCCCGGTGGCGCCAGTGCTGCCTATCACCTGGCCCGTGGTGGCGCCAAGGTGGCTCTTGTTGACTCTGGCGAGCTGGGCGGCGAGCGCCCCGCGGGCGGTTTCTGCTCGGCGCTGGCCCAAGACTGCCTTGACGGCATGCGCCTGGGCGAGTGGGCGGCGGGCCATCAGCGCTGCCGCGAGATGCGGTTCGTGGGACCCCGGGGGACGGTGGCTTCGTGGCAGCCGGGAAGCCGGGCCAGCCTCATCATCCCGCGCGCCGAGTTGGAGTCCGTCCTGCTGCGGGCATGCTCCTCCGCCGGGGTGCGGCTGTACCCTGACACTCGCGTGAGGGGGATCGAGGTGGGCAGCGACTCGGTGGTGGCCCGGAGTTCGGGGCCGTCGCTGCCCGCGGCTTGCTTGGTCATTCTGGCCGAAGGCTCGCGGCCGGACCTGGCTGCCTCTCTGGGTCTGGTACGTCGCGACCCTGACTTCGTGAGCATGCATACCCTGTTCGAGTACGACTCGAATGGGGTGGCGGAAATACACTACCTGCCGGACCTGCTGCCCAGCGTGGCCTGGGCGCTTCCTGCGGGGCCGGGACTGATGGACCTCAGCGTGTCGGCACTCTCTCGCGGCGCCAAGGGCTACGAGCTACTGGCTGGCCTGCGGCAGCTGAGCGACAGGCGCGCCTTCGATGGTGCCCTGGCGGGGCGCCGCCCGCTGCGGTCGCCGCGGGTGCGGTTCCTACGCAGCGGCCTGAACTCGGTGGTGCCATATGGCGAGAGGGTGCTGCTAGCGGGAGATGCGGCGGGCGTAGTGCACCCGTTGACCCTGGAAGGCATCGGGGCGGCCATGGAGAGCGGTCGGGTGGCAGCGCAACACGGGCTGTATGCCTTGGAGAAGGGTCGGTTCAGCGGCGCGGACCTATCCGCCTACGCCAAGGCGCTCCAGCGCAGTTTTGGGGTCGAGTACAGAGCGGCGCGGTTCCTGCGGGAACTCCTGCGCAGCGAGAGGGTGCTGGAGCGGATCTTGGGCAGGGCCCAGCGGGATCGCAACTTCGCCTCCATGATCGGCAACCTGTTCATGCGCAGTCAGAGCACTCTGGGGACCCTCACGCCTGCCAACCTGGCACGGTACCTGATGTGGTGGCGCACTCCCAGACGGCGGTGA
- a CDS encoding S1 RNA-binding domain-containing protein, whose translation MWNREEERRQSVTGRDEAYWSMLLQQEKQESNSVLVFYGSKGACLAYEGYRQVSARSGGRRALDPSEQEAWALLEECLHSTKVLTVKATGYNRGGLLVRVDNLQGFVPSSQIKDLPRQLSEEQRAVQMATYVGRELHCRVIELDQERNRIILSERAATPDGLQAEQLLDVLQEGSLAHGRISNICDFGAFVDLGGLEGLVHISELSWRRIEDPREVVRLGDPVQAYVLSVDKDKRRVALSLKRLQPDPWQGIEERYEVGQVVEGRVTNVVDFGVFASIGDGIEGLVHISEMDIEPGEDPRDLIQEGEAVKVRILHIDRDTRRLGLSLRGV comes from the coding sequence ATGTGGAATCGGGAGGAAGAGCGGCGGCAGAGTGTGACCGGCAGGGACGAAGCCTACTGGTCTATGCTGCTGCAACAGGAAAAGCAGGAATCTAATTCGGTACTGGTATTCTATGGCTCTAAGGGGGCCTGTCTGGCCTACGAGGGGTACCGACAGGTCTCGGCTCGGAGTGGGGGGCGGCGCGCGCTTGACCCCAGCGAGCAAGAGGCCTGGGCGTTGCTGGAGGAATGCCTGCACTCGACCAAGGTCCTCACCGTCAAGGCCACCGGCTACAACCGGGGTGGCCTTCTGGTGAGGGTGGACAACCTGCAGGGCTTCGTCCCCTCCTCACAGATAAAGGACCTGCCTCGCCAGCTTAGCGAGGAGCAGCGAGCAGTGCAGATGGCCACCTACGTGGGCCGAGAGCTGCACTGCCGCGTCATTGAGTTGGATCAAGAGCGCAACCGCATCATCCTGTCGGAGAGGGCAGCCACGCCCGATGGGCTGCAGGCGGAGCAACTGCTGGACGTCTTGCAGGAAGGGAGCCTGGCCCACGGTCGCATCAGCAACATCTGTGACTTCGGAGCCTTCGTGGACCTGGGCGGGCTCGAGGGACTGGTTCACATAAGTGAGCTATCCTGGCGGCGCATCGAGGACCCCCGCGAGGTGGTTCGGCTAGGGGACCCGGTGCAGGCGTATGTGCTTTCGGTGGACAAAGACAAGCGTCGAGTGGCGCTTAGCCTGAAGCGGCTTCAGCCCGACCCTTGGCAGGGGATCGAGGAGCGCTACGAAGTAGGCCAGGTGGTCGAGGGCCGAGTTACGAACGTGGTGGACTTCGGCGTGTTCGCCAGCATCGGCGATGGGATCGAAGGGCTGGTGCACATCTCCGAGATGGATATCGAGCCGGGAGAGGATCCCAGAGACCTGATACAGGAAGGCGAGGCGGTCAAGGTCCGGATCCTGCATATAGACAGGGATACCCGCCGGCTGGGCTTGAGCCTGCGGGGGGTCTAG
- a CDS encoding DNA translocase FtsK: MAGGGKATFHSRLSRLADGLQDYQLEIVGLLVACWGLISLAAMLGLTGGVLVTGFNEGLFRAFGIGAPALALVQVLVGAVLLGRPMHLARGLGRRALGLAILWAASLMAAELAAPAERWTSSYGGGLGWLAAGSLRGLAGPAIGWLATAALAAEGVQLTVGFSWRRAFAALGRFLQAGARRAVAGVRRLVSASICGLRRLQVSAAPETPPVAPVAVPDSLAEEHQGEPASAEAADTVIEERVEEARPMPPLDLFDPPVRADGSGAEDAVRATIIEETLAGFGIPAKVVEVHRGPAVTRFGLKPGYVQRTTGGVPVRRRIRVNKIKALADDLALALAAAPIRVEAPIPGRPLVGIEVPNTAVSLVGIREILESPEYEGAGAPLPVALGKDISGRPFVVPLSRMPHLLIAGATGSGKSVCISAIVASLLFSCAPSELRLLLMDPKRVELVRYNGVPHLLGKVEVEVEGAIAALRWACKQMDERYATFAREGVRDLSGYNALPSVEPLPRIVIIIDELADLMLTSPDEVEKVICRLAQMARATGIHLVVATQRPSVDVVTGLIKANFPARISFAVTSQTDSRVILDTPGAESLIGHGDMLYLPPDSSKLHRLQGTFVSEEETRRLVDFWRQQADDGRRLPVAPWSGMLEEEEDHDELFDQAVAVAREVSAVSASYLQRRLRIGYPRAARLLDLLEEAGIVGEAAGGGKARPVLKEQDGSIEGEELEDLVEEEEAE; encoded by the coding sequence ATGGCTGGGGGCGGCAAAGCGACCTTCCATTCTAGACTGAGCAGGCTGGCCGACGGTCTCCAGGACTACCAACTTGAGATCGTCGGCTTGCTTGTCGCTTGCTGGGGCCTGATAAGCTTGGCGGCGATGCTGGGCCTCACGGGCGGGGTGCTAGTCACGGGGTTCAACGAAGGGCTCTTCCGGGCTTTCGGCATAGGGGCCCCGGCGTTGGCGCTGGTCCAGGTCCTGGTGGGCGCAGTCCTGTTGGGGCGACCGATGCATCTCGCTAGAGGGCTGGGGCGAAGAGCGCTGGGGCTGGCGATCCTCTGGGCCGCTAGTCTGATGGCGGCAGAGCTGGCCGCCCCGGCGGAGCGATGGACGTCCAGCTACGGCGGTGGCCTGGGGTGGCTGGCCGCCGGATCTCTGCGAGGGCTGGCGGGTCCGGCCATCGGCTGGCTCGCCACGGCAGCCCTGGCGGCAGAGGGTGTGCAGCTGACGGTCGGGTTCTCGTGGCGCCGCGCCTTCGCTGCCCTGGGGCGCTTCCTGCAAGCCGGGGCTCGTCGGGCCGTGGCCGGGGTCCGGCGGTTGGTCTCAGCCTCGATCTGCGGCCTCCGGAGGCTGCAGGTAAGTGCGGCCCCTGAGACTCCGCCGGTAGCGCCTGTCGCTGTTCCCGACTCCTTGGCCGAGGAGCACCAGGGTGAGCCGGCCTCGGCCGAGGCAGCGGACACGGTGATAGAGGAGCGGGTGGAGGAGGCCCGTCCGATGCCTCCCCTGGACCTGTTCGACCCGCCCGTGCGGGCGGACGGGAGTGGAGCTGAGGACGCCGTGCGGGCCACCATCATCGAGGAGACACTGGCTGGGTTCGGAATTCCGGCCAAAGTCGTGGAAGTACACCGGGGGCCGGCAGTGACCCGGTTCGGGCTCAAGCCGGGGTACGTGCAGCGCACGACAGGCGGAGTGCCGGTCCGGCGTCGGATCCGGGTGAACAAGATAAAGGCTCTCGCCGATGACCTGGCTCTGGCGCTGGCAGCGGCGCCCATCCGGGTGGAGGCGCCCATACCGGGCCGTCCGCTGGTGGGCATCGAGGTGCCCAACACGGCCGTGTCCCTGGTGGGCATCCGCGAGATACTGGAGTCGCCCGAGTATGAGGGGGCGGGCGCTCCTCTTCCGGTGGCCCTGGGAAAGGACATCTCGGGCCGGCCTTTCGTGGTGCCCCTGTCCCGCATGCCTCACCTGCTCATCGCCGGCGCCACCGGGTCGGGGAAGTCGGTGTGCATATCCGCCATCGTCGCCAGCCTGCTCTTCTCGTGCGCGCCCTCCGAGCTCCGGTTGCTCCTCATGGACCCCAAACGAGTGGAACTGGTGCGCTACAACGGCGTGCCCCACCTGCTGGGCAAGGTGGAGGTGGAGGTCGAGGGAGCCATCGCCGCTCTGCGTTGGGCCTGCAAGCAGATGGACGAGCGGTACGCGACGTTCGCCCGCGAGGGTGTGCGCGACCTGAGCGGGTACAACGCGCTGCCGTCGGTGGAGCCGCTGCCGCGCATCGTGATCATCATTGACGAGCTGGCTGACCTGATGCTCACCTCCCCGGACGAAGTGGAGAAGGTCATCTGCCGGCTAGCACAGATGGCGAGAGCGACGGGCATTCACCTGGTGGTGGCCACTCAAAGGCCCTCGGTGGACGTGGTGACCGGGCTGATCAAGGCCAATTTCCCCGCCCGTATCTCGTTCGCCGTCACTTCGCAGACGGATTCTAGGGTGATTCTGGACACTCCGGGGGCTGAGTCCCTCATCGGACACGGGGACATGCTCTACCTGCCGCCGGACTCCAGCAAGCTGCACCGGCTGCAGGGCACTTTCGTCTCCGAGGAGGAGACCCGCAGACTGGTGGACTTCTGGCGCCAGCAGGCGGACGATGGGCGACGGCTGCCGGTCGCGCCCTGGTCTGGGATGCTGGAGGAAGAGGAAGACCACGATGAGCTCTTCGATCAGGCTGTGGCCGTGGCCCGCGAAGTCAGCGCCGTGAGCGCATCGTACCTGCAGCGGCGCCTGCGTATCGGCTACCCCCGGGCCGCGCGTCTGCTGGATCTGCTGGAGGAAGCCGGGATCGTGGGTGAGGCTGCGGGAGGGGGAAAGGCCAGACCAGTGCTCAAGGAACAAGATGGCTCGATCGAGGGGGAAGAGCTCGAGGACCTGGTCGAGGAAGAAGAGGCGGAGTGA
- the infA gene encoding translation initiation factor IF-1 yields MALSSGEDIGPDDSAHSRVRTAGVAKVLPNGLYLLALDEGGEVRAHLGGEMRLHSVRLLPGERVEVELAPFDPGRGRILRKV; encoded by the coding sequence ATGGCGCTCAGCTCCGGGGAGGACATCGGCCCAGACGACAGCGCCCACTCGCGAGTGAGGACTGCCGGAGTGGCGAAGGTGCTCCCGAACGGCCTCTACCTGCTGGCCCTTGACGAGGGAGGGGAGGTGAGGGCGCACTTGGGTGGCGAGATGCGCCTGCACAGCGTCCGCCTACTGCCGGGAGAGCGGGTAGAAGTGGAGCTTGCCCCTTTCGACCCGGGTCGTGGCCGCATATTGCGGAAAGTGTAG
- a CDS encoding adenylosuccinate synthase — protein MPVTAIIGTQWGDEGKGKITDALADQADVVARYQGGDNAGHTVVHGDWLLRLHQIPSGILHQGTLCVLGGGMVINPRTLLQEMDELRERDAFRARMLISGRAHLIMPYHIALDGASEKRRGAGALGTTQRGIGPAYQDKAARTGLRMYDLLLPDPQLADKVRSAVVEKNLLLERVYEQQPLDPDAVARDLVGYAQRLREYIGDDSLALARALEEGQQVLFEGAQGILLDLDHGTYPYVTSSSTVLGGALAALGVAPREVTRVVGAVKAYQTRVGEGPFPTEQGGEIGSRLRGTGRNYWDEFGTTTGRPRRCGWLDLVTVRHSARVSGITELAVTKLDVLSGLGELQVCVGYRLDGQVIHRAVPHVQDLIRVEPIYERLAGWVEPLGQVRRFEDLPPAARAYVRFIEEQVGLPVGVITVGPGRDQSVTR, from the coding sequence ATGCCAGTAACGGCCATAATCGGCACGCAGTGGGGCGACGAAGGAAAGGGCAAGATCACGGACGCTCTCGCCGATCAGGCGGATGTGGTGGCGCGTTATCAAGGGGGCGACAACGCCGGACACACGGTGGTCCATGGCGACTGGTTGCTCCGCCTGCACCAAATCCCGTCCGGGATTCTCCACCAGGGGACCCTGTGCGTTCTAGGCGGGGGTATGGTGATCAATCCCAGGACGCTGCTCCAGGAGATGGACGAGCTGCGGGAGCGCGACGCCTTTCGAGCTCGGATGCTCATAAGCGGCCGGGCCCACCTCATCATGCCTTACCACATCGCCCTGGACGGGGCCAGCGAGAAGCGCCGCGGAGCCGGCGCCCTCGGCACCACTCAGAGGGGCATCGGTCCCGCCTACCAGGACAAGGCAGCCCGCACGGGGCTGCGCATGTATGACCTGTTGCTGCCCGATCCGCAGTTGGCAGACAAGGTACGAAGCGCCGTGGTGGAGAAGAACCTCCTCCTGGAGCGGGTGTACGAACAGCAGCCATTGGACCCAGACGCCGTAGCCAGGGACCTGGTCGGCTATGCTCAGAGGCTGCGGGAGTACATCGGTGACGATTCCCTTGCTCTCGCTCGGGCCCTTGAGGAGGGGCAGCAGGTCCTCTTCGAAGGAGCCCAGGGCATCCTGCTCGACCTGGATCACGGCACCTATCCATACGTGACCAGTTCCTCCACTGTACTGGGTGGGGCGTTGGCTGCGCTCGGCGTGGCTCCGCGCGAGGTCACTCGGGTGGTGGGTGCGGTGAAGGCATACCAGACACGAGTGGGGGAGGGGCCGTTCCCCACCGAGCAGGGGGGAGAGATCGGCTCTCGCCTGCGAGGCACTGGCCGCAACTACTGGGACGAATTTGGCACCACTACTGGCAGGCCGCGGCGATGCGGCTGGCTGGATCTGGTGACGGTGCGGCATTCGGCCCGGGTGAGCGGCATTACTGAACTGGCGGTGACCAAGCTGGATGTACTGTCTGGGCTGGGGGAACTGCAGGTCTGTGTGGGCTACCGACTGGATGGGCAGGTCATTCACCGCGCGGTGCCGCACGTACAGGACCTGATTCGGGTGGAGCCCATATACGAGCGCCTAGCGGGCTGGGTGGAGCCCTTGGGACAGGTTAGGCGCTTCGAGGATCTTCCCCCTGCTGCCCGGGCCTACGTCCGCTTTATCGAGGAACAGGTTGGGCTGCCGGTGGGGGTGATAACTGTTGGCCCCGGGCGAGACCAGTCCGTGACCCGGTAG